The following coding sequences lie in one Alloacidobacterium dinghuense genomic window:
- a CDS encoding tetratricopeptide repeat protein, with translation MRSDVVMQSIVSDVFWLLVLVAIIFSFRNEISALLNSLGRFKVAGASFELKDSRTTIENYVVLTNIMIDILSDHDSSQKLGDLMTSTNVRQLGKFAIQYAKDVPNDIKQTEMLKNIALIVGRRGDIDSAKLFFDALLKNNPRDLDILNMRANILVGTGSQVNLLEAEFAYDELVKQRPKDGTFRFSRALAKVGLGKEQECIDDLSKAIDLHYWKKNPDMLHATEFDSLREDLHFLDLNRRLESLKKSQA, from the coding sequence ATGCGCAGCGATGTGGTGATGCAAAGCATTGTAAGTGATGTGTTTTGGTTACTCGTGCTGGTAGCCATAATCTTTTCGTTTCGGAATGAGATCAGCGCTTTGCTGAATTCCCTTGGCCGTTTTAAGGTGGCCGGCGCCAGCTTCGAGTTGAAGGATTCACGGACAACCATCGAGAACTATGTCGTCCTGACGAACATAATGATCGATATTCTTTCTGACCACGACTCGTCTCAAAAACTCGGCGATCTCATGACCTCCACCAACGTACGTCAGCTGGGAAAATTTGCAATTCAGTATGCGAAGGACGTCCCGAACGACATAAAACAAACTGAAATGCTGAAAAATATTGCTCTCATTGTTGGGCGCCGAGGTGACATCGATTCGGCCAAGCTTTTCTTCGATGCACTTCTCAAAAACAATCCTCGTGACTTGGACATCCTGAACATGAGGGCCAACATCCTGGTCGGAACCGGCTCACAAGTGAATCTCCTTGAGGCCGAATTTGCGTACGACGAGCTGGTCAAACAGCGCCCGAAAGATGGAACGTTTAGGTTTAGCCGTGCGCTCGCGAAGGTCGGCCTCGGCAAGGAGCAAGAGTGCATCGACGATCTGAGCAAGGCAATTGATCTACATTATTGGAAGAAAAATCCTGACATGCTTCACGCCACTGAATTCGATTCTCTGAGAGAAGACCTGCATTTCCTGGACCTGAATCGGAGATTGGAAAGTCTCAAGAAGAGTCAGGCGTAG
- a CDS encoding DUF3300 domain-containing protein: protein MPNREQALSALLCVSVTVSSLSLNGCNKQGSPPAQAAQGPATTYATPTADQLYQLVAPIALFPDNLLAQVLAGSTFPDQISAAYQWLQQNASLKGQQLMQAVNQQSWDASVKGLTQFPDVLKQMSSNLSWTSALGDAYFNVPQSVMNAVQVMRQRAYSAGSLKSNQQQNVSVQNQAPGAAPPAEASSGSPQVTVVQPPPQTIVIQPSQPNVVYVPTYNPTVVYGAPVAAYPGYSTADLVATSLITFGVGMAIGAAMSGGCCGWGWNSWGCGWHNSSVTYNRNTYISTSNTFVNRNNYYNRNNYNNANINRNDINRNDINRNNINRDNYRANNFNNNARTSNFTTPSFNQRNNQPQFQNNRNNVAQNNRQPLGSTNQPRFDQQNRPGTNQQNRAGVNQQNRTGLNQTQNRANNFNQPQRDPARGYGQQADRGTNSGAFSNYSQGGNARTNSARGQESLAAANRPQQNVGGNAGANRGNASRPQQSRGGAKRR from the coding sequence ATGCCAAATCGGGAACAAGCGCTGTCCGCTCTTCTGTGCGTAAGTGTAACCGTCAGCTCTCTCAGCCTGAATGGCTGCAATAAGCAAGGCTCTCCACCGGCTCAAGCAGCACAAGGGCCGGCCACCACATATGCCACACCCACGGCCGACCAACTCTATCAACTCGTCGCCCCAATCGCGCTTTTCCCCGACAATCTTCTTGCGCAGGTTCTCGCGGGCTCTACTTTTCCAGACCAGATCAGCGCAGCCTATCAGTGGCTCCAGCAGAATGCGAGCCTCAAAGGTCAGCAGCTGATGCAGGCCGTCAACCAACAATCGTGGGACGCCAGCGTCAAAGGCCTCACTCAATTTCCAGACGTGCTGAAACAGATGTCTTCCAATCTCTCGTGGACCTCTGCCCTCGGAGACGCTTACTTCAATGTTCCGCAAAGCGTGATGAATGCCGTGCAGGTCATGCGTCAGCGCGCATATTCAGCCGGTAGCCTCAAAAGCAATCAGCAACAAAACGTCAGCGTTCAGAATCAAGCCCCCGGAGCAGCGCCGCCTGCGGAGGCGTCTTCAGGCTCACCACAAGTCACCGTCGTGCAGCCCCCGCCGCAGACCATCGTCATCCAGCCGTCGCAACCCAATGTCGTCTACGTTCCGACCTACAATCCAACAGTCGTGTATGGAGCCCCCGTGGCCGCATATCCCGGCTATTCCACTGCTGATCTCGTCGCCACCAGCCTGATCACCTTCGGTGTTGGCATGGCAATCGGCGCAGCCATGAGCGGAGGGTGCTGCGGATGGGGATGGAACTCATGGGGATGCGGTTGGCATAACTCTTCCGTTACCTATAACCGCAACACTTACATTTCGACCTCGAATACTTTCGTCAATCGCAATAACTACTACAACCGCAACAATTACAACAACGCAAATATCAATCGCAACGATATAAACCGGAACGACATAAACCGCAACAATATCAACCGCGACAACTACCGCGCCAACAATTTCAATAACAACGCGCGCACGTCTAACTTCACTACTCCAAGCTTCAACCAGAGAAACAATCAGCCGCAGTTCCAGAACAACCGAAATAACGTTGCGCAAAACAATCGTCAACCGCTGGGGAGCACGAATCAGCCAAGATTCGATCAGCAGAACCGGCCCGGGACGAATCAACAAAATCGCGCAGGGGTCAATCAGCAAAACCGTACCGGCCTTAACCAGACGCAAAATCGTGCCAACAACTTCAATCAGCCCCAGCGCGACCCCGCGCGTGGTTATGGACAGCAGGCCGATCGCGGGACCAACAGCGGCGCTTTCAGCAATTACAGCCAGGGAGGCAATGCTCGCACCAACAGTGCTCGCGGCCAGGAAAGTCTGGCTGCTGCAAATCGGCCGCAGCAGAACGTTGGCGGCAATGCAGGCGCAAACCGCGGCAACGCTTCACGGCCGCAGCAGTCCCGCGGAGGGGCCAAGCGTCGATAG
- a CDS encoding TlpA family protein disulfide reductase, producing the protein MGDFKVRYQNLPGPLRSILFGVIGLILLATTGCDRGSLPEQVAKPAPNFTIVDGSRTIHLSDYHGKTVVLSFWASWCAPCLAEFPSLIDLQKQMPQIVVLGVDFNDDAAAYRQYLVDNHIDLLTIHDESQQSNLAFGTTRPPETYIIDGQGKIRRKFIGAQDWTSPEIMNYLKNL; encoded by the coding sequence GTGGGTGATTTCAAAGTTCGTTATCAAAACCTGCCGGGCCCTCTGCGATCGATTTTGTTTGGGGTGATAGGACTGATTCTCCTCGCCACAACTGGGTGCGATCGCGGATCACTTCCCGAGCAAGTCGCAAAACCCGCTCCCAACTTCACCATAGTCGATGGCTCGAGAACGATCCACCTCAGCGACTATCATGGTAAAACGGTGGTTCTAAGTTTCTGGGCCTCCTGGTGCGCGCCCTGCCTTGCAGAGTTCCCGTCGCTCATCGATCTACAGAAGCAGATGCCCCAAATCGTTGTGCTGGGCGTCGACTTCAACGACGACGCTGCCGCCTACCGTCAGTACCTCGTCGATAACCACATCGACCTGCTCACAATTCACGACGAATCACAACAGAGCAACCTCGCCTTTGGAACGACTCGTCCACCCGAGACCTACATCATCGATGGTCAGGGCAAAATTCGGCGCAAGTTCATTGGCGCCCAGGACTGGACCAGCCCCGAAATCATGAACTATCTCAAAAACCTTTGA
- a CDS encoding arylesterase translates to MTRRHALLLLFTLCLAGSFHPASTAQTKSTTHARPVIVCFGDSLTAGHGVIAGHTYPDYLQRDLDDRGYAYSVVNKGIDGNTTKDGVDRLKDVFALHPQIVVVEFGGNDGLRGLPISVTRQNLDQIVSTLVKSGIKVVLAGITLPPNYGPDYIQQFNETYTMLAHKYKAPLIPFLFKNVYGVPGSMQEDGIHATEKGNQQVAINVLQALTPLLKK, encoded by the coding sequence GTGACGCGCCGACACGCTCTCTTACTTCTTTTTACGCTTTGCCTCGCCGGTTCGTTCCATCCTGCCAGCACAGCACAAACAAAATCCACTACACACGCTCGCCCCGTCATCGTCTGCTTCGGCGATTCGCTTACTGCAGGCCACGGCGTCATTGCAGGGCACACGTATCCAGACTATCTGCAACGCGACCTCGATGACCGTGGCTATGCCTACAGCGTCGTCAACAAGGGCATCGACGGCAACACTACAAAGGACGGTGTCGACCGCCTGAAAGACGTGTTCGCGCTTCATCCGCAGATTGTTGTTGTTGAATTCGGGGGCAATGATGGCCTGCGTGGACTGCCGATTTCAGTAACGAGGCAAAATTTGGATCAGATCGTCTCAACCCTGGTAAAGTCCGGGATAAAAGTTGTCCTCGCCGGAATCACCCTGCCACCAAACTACGGTCCTGACTACATTCAGCAGTTCAACGAAACCTACACCATGCTGGCCCACAAATACAAGGCTCCGCTCATTCCCTTCCTGTTCAAGAATGTCTACGGCGTGCCGGGTTCAATGCAGGAAGACGGCATCCATGCAACAGAGAAAGGCAATCAACAAGTTGCTATCAATGTCTTGCAGGCCCTCACGCCGTTGCTTAAGAAATAG
- the folE gene encoding GTP cyclohydrolase I FolE translates to MARPAIVRKTMTTGLENFSTQEIYREIIRRFDEDPTRDGLERTPERVEKAMTFLTKGYHENPTETLRGALFDVDYDEMVIVKDIEMFSLCEHHILPFFGKVHVAYIPNGKVIGLSKIPRLVEVFSRRLQVQERLTQQVADAIQEAIAPQGVGVVIEARHLCMMMRGVEKQHSSTVTSAMVGVFQKQNTRAEFLSLVRDRGHNGF, encoded by the coding sequence ATGGCGAGACCGGCAATTGTACGCAAGACTATGACAACAGGGCTGGAAAATTTTTCGACGCAGGAGATTTATCGGGAGATTATCCGTCGCTTTGACGAAGATCCGACACGCGACGGATTGGAGCGAACGCCGGAACGCGTGGAAAAGGCGATGACCTTTTTGACGAAGGGATATCATGAAAATCCCACTGAGACTCTGCGCGGTGCGCTCTTCGATGTGGATTACGACGAAATGGTAATCGTGAAGGACATCGAGATGTTCTCATTGTGCGAGCACCACATTCTGCCCTTTTTCGGCAAGGTGCATGTCGCCTACATCCCGAACGGCAAGGTCATTGGACTGAGCAAGATTCCGCGTCTCGTAGAGGTGTTTTCGCGCCGGCTGCAGGTGCAGGAGCGATTGACGCAGCAAGTTGCCGATGCGATACAGGAGGCCATTGCGCCGCAGGGCGTGGGGGTGGTGATCGAGGCGCGGCATTTGTGCATGATGATGCGTGGGGTGGAGAAGCAACACTCATCGACTGTCACTTCCGCGATGGTTGGCGTGTTTCAGAAGCAGAATACACGCGCTGAGTTTTTGTCACTCGTGCGCGATCGAGGGCACAACGGATTCTGA
- a CDS encoding 6-pyruvoyl trahydropterin synthase family protein gives MILLTRKAEFSASHYYWNEAWSAEENERVFGRCANKNGHGHNYTLEVTVAGDVDATSGFVVDLKQLKDVMEREVVAVYDHRHLNKEVPEFAKAIPTTENIAIEVWKRLEGKIPGAKLHRVRVYEMPDLFADYYGEP, from the coding sequence ATGATCTTGTTAACGAGAAAAGCTGAGTTTTCCGCCTCGCATTATTACTGGAATGAAGCGTGGTCCGCGGAAGAAAATGAGCGCGTTTTTGGCAGGTGCGCGAATAAGAACGGGCATGGGCACAATTACACGCTGGAGGTGACGGTCGCGGGAGATGTGGATGCGACGTCCGGCTTTGTCGTGGACCTAAAACAGTTGAAGGATGTGATGGAGCGCGAGGTTGTTGCGGTGTACGACCATCGGCATCTGAACAAAGAAGTTCCCGAATTTGCCAAGGCGATTCCGACAACGGAGAACATTGCGATTGAGGTTTGGAAGCGACTTGAGGGAAAGATTCCGGGCGCGAAGTTGCATCGCGTGCGCGTGTACGAGATGCCCGATCTTTTTGCCGATTACTACGGTGAGCCATGA
- a CDS encoding toll/interleukin-1 receptor domain-containing protein gives MARCTAPVRGHRSASAAADCPACGSRYGRYSGYSSYGSYSSPSYSSLGNSGGGRSSGGGSGSSARPRWSPASSSVAYTLAEVRALTPFRESVEKRAPLPDLRDVFLCHAWDDRSGAAKELHDLLESRGVRVWFSEKDVVLGTPLLREIDRGLAKSRVGIVLVTPALLRRLRAEGIADKELSALLARDLLVPIVHDTTYEALREVSPLLGSRSGLSTAEAPMADVAAKLAELVVIQ, from the coding sequence ATGGCTAGATGCACAGCACCAGTAAGAGGGCATCGCTCAGCGAGCGCCGCAGCGGACTGCCCTGCATGCGGTAGCCGCTATGGCCGCTACAGCGGCTATAGCAGCTACGGGTCGTACTCTTCCCCCTCCTACTCCTCGTTGGGGAATAGCGGGGGAGGCCGGAGCAGCGGCGGCGGGTCTGGCAGCAGCGCAAGGCCGCGCTGGTCGCCAGCCAGTTCGTCCGTGGCGTACACGCTTGCCGAGGTGCGGGCACTCACGCCGTTCCGCGAGAGCGTCGAAAAGCGAGCGCCCCTGCCTGACCTTCGGGACGTCTTCCTCTGCCATGCGTGGGACGACCGGAGCGGGGCCGCAAAGGAACTGCACGATCTGCTCGAGTCGCGCGGCGTCAGGGTCTGGTTCAGCGAGAAGGACGTCGTCCTCGGCACACCGTTGCTCCGCGAAATCGACAGAGGACTGGCGAAGTCGCGAGTCGGGATCGTGCTGGTGACCCCTGCACTATTGCGCCGCCTCCGAGCAGAGGGTATCGCCGACAAAGAGCTATCGGCACTTCTGGCGCGTGACCTGCTCGTTCCCATCGTGCACGACACGACGTATGAAGCTCTCCGCGAGGTCAGCCCCCTGCTCGGCTCGCGAAGCGGCCTGAGCACTGCAGAAGCGCCGATGGCAGACGTCGCAGCCAAGCTCGCCGAGCTGGTCGTCATCCAGTAA
- a CDS encoding glycosyltransferase, with protein sequence MNLSVIIPARNEEDGVGACLESLVAQSDEGWKLGRDWELLVVDDGSTDRTREIASGFEGVTVILPDERPKNWTGKANAAWTAAKLAKGEWLLFTDADTVHEAGDLRRALHEAEKHKVAMLSYSPKQIVAGFWQRALMPLVFSELALAYPPAKVSDPESRLAGANGQFLLVKGDAYMQVGGHQAVAESMLEDVDLAYLVKRRKLGLRFRYAPDALSTRMYRSFGQMCEGWTKNLALLFGNTLITAGWKLLDIFLLAGLPVLAWYFPGPLSVSTPWITARLVILLIWLRTLWRFYRRVAKSNFPLGDCLLSVFGLPLFVWLLWKSWFDHTVTKRVVWKGREYAGGSR encoded by the coding sequence TTGAACCTGTCGGTCATTATTCCCGCTAGAAACGAAGAGGATGGTGTTGGCGCTTGTCTGGAGTCCCTGGTTGCGCAGTCGGATGAAGGCTGGAAACTGGGCCGCGACTGGGAGTTGCTGGTTGTGGATGACGGATCAACCGATCGAACGCGGGAAATTGCCAGTGGTTTTGAGGGCGTGACGGTGATTCTTCCGGATGAGCGGCCAAAGAATTGGACTGGCAAGGCCAACGCCGCATGGACTGCGGCGAAGCTAGCCAAAGGCGAGTGGCTGCTGTTTACGGATGCAGATACGGTGCATGAGGCGGGGGACCTGCGTCGGGCGCTGCATGAGGCGGAGAAACACAAGGTGGCGATGCTGTCGTATTCGCCTAAGCAGATTGTTGCCGGGTTCTGGCAGAGGGCGCTGATGCCGCTGGTTTTCAGCGAGCTTGCGCTGGCGTATCCGCCGGCAAAAGTGTCGGATCCTGAATCAAGGCTGGCGGGTGCGAACGGGCAGTTTCTACTGGTGAAGGGGGATGCGTATATGCAAGTCGGCGGGCATCAGGCGGTGGCGGAGTCGATGCTGGAGGATGTCGATCTCGCGTATCTGGTGAAACGACGCAAGCTTGGATTGCGATTCCGATATGCTCCTGATGCGCTGAGCACGCGTATGTACCGCAGCTTTGGACAGATGTGCGAGGGATGGACGAAGAACCTGGCGTTACTCTTTGGAAATACGCTGATAACGGCTGGGTGGAAGCTGCTCGACATTTTTCTTCTGGCTGGACTCCCGGTGCTGGCATGGTATTTCCCGGGGCCATTGAGTGTCAGTACGCCGTGGATTACGGCGCGGTTGGTCATTCTTCTGATCTGGCTGCGGACGCTGTGGCGTTTCTATCGGAGGGTGGCGAAGTCGAATTTTCCCCTCGGCGATTGCCTGTTGAGTGTCTTCGGCCTGCCCCTGTTTGTCTGGCTGCTGTGGAAGAGCTGGTTCGACCACACGGTAACGAAACGCGTAGTCTGGAAGGGACGCGAATATGCGGGAGGGAGCCGCTGA
- a CDS encoding YybH family protein, whose amino-acid sequence MQNDEQAIRDLVEQWSAASMAGKVEEVLELVAEDAVFHVAGREPYGKEAFAQSFRQGLEHVRLEIRSEITELEVVGNLAYMRNHLRVTITPRGGGMPMNRAGYAMTILRKLPEGKWVLSRDANLLTPEVAV is encoded by the coding sequence ATGCAGAATGATGAGCAGGCGATCCGCGATCTTGTTGAGCAGTGGAGTGCTGCTTCGATGGCCGGCAAGGTGGAGGAAGTTCTGGAACTTGTCGCCGAGGATGCCGTATTCCACGTCGCGGGCCGGGAGCCATACGGGAAAGAAGCCTTTGCTCAGAGCTTTCGCCAGGGGCTGGAGCATGTGCGCCTTGAGATTCGTTCAGAGATTACAGAGCTGGAGGTGGTTGGCAATCTCGCTTATATGCGGAACCATCTTCGGGTGACGATTACTCCGCGCGGTGGCGGCATGCCGATGAACCGAGCCGGCTATGCGATGACGATTCTTCGCAAACTGCCAGAGGGGAAGTGGGTTCTATCGAGGGATGCGAATTTGCTGACTCCGGAAGTCGCGGTCTGA
- a CDS encoding response regulator: MAKPRLLLADDHTLIVEAFTKLLEAEFEIVGTVTDGLALLKKAPELKPDVVILDLSMPKLNGMDAGKQLKKILPLTKIIVLTMSEDFEFAAQALRHWASAYLLKKSAGSELIRAIRDVLKGRTYVTPRVARRLLEEFVRDPRPDHEAHLTKRKKEVLQLLAEGHTMRQVAVLLEISTRTVAFHKYQMMQEHGLKTQSDIVLFAIKQRVLAPPA; the protein is encoded by the coding sequence ATGGCGAAACCGCGGCTGTTGTTGGCAGACGATCATACCCTCATCGTTGAGGCGTTCACGAAGCTGCTCGAAGCAGAGTTTGAAATTGTCGGAACCGTGACAGATGGGCTTGCCTTGTTGAAGAAAGCTCCCGAACTGAAGCCTGACGTTGTCATCCTCGACCTCAGCATGCCAAAGCTGAACGGCATGGATGCAGGCAAACAACTCAAGAAAATCCTGCCCCTTACCAAAATCATCGTTCTCACCATGAGTGAGGATTTCGAATTCGCAGCACAGGCTCTGCGCCATTGGGCATCCGCCTACCTCCTGAAAAAATCCGCTGGCTCGGAGCTGATAAGAGCCATACGCGACGTTCTCAAAGGTAGAACCTACGTCACACCCAGAGTCGCGCGGCGCCTGCTGGAAGAATTCGTTCGCGATCCGCGCCCCGACCATGAAGCGCATCTCACGAAGCGGAAAAAAGAAGTGCTGCAACTGCTCGCCGAAGGCCACACCATGAGGCAGGTAGCCGTTCTACTCGAAATAAGCACGAGAACCGTCGCATTTCACAAATATCAGATGATGCAGGAGCACGGCCTCAAAACGCAGTCTGACATCGTACTTTTCGCCATCAAGCAACGCGTCCTCGCGCCACCCGCATAG
- a CDS encoding ABC transporter ATP-binding protein has protein sequence MIEVRGLKKSIRNGSRTVEILRGIDLTVPRGQFLAIMGASGSGKSTLLGLLAGLDAPSEGEVLVDGSEISRLPEDRLAQVRGKKIGFVFQSYQLIPTLTALENVLLPYELNANGDGKKRAAALLETVGLVDRLHHYPVQLSGGEQQRVALARAFVLEPPIVLADEPTGNLDSTNGQHVLDLLTERQREANTTLVLVTHDKQIADRADRRIFLRDGRIVADENGKQASRGV, from the coding sequence ATGATTGAAGTGCGGGGACTGAAGAAGTCGATTCGCAATGGAAGTCGAACGGTAGAAATTTTAAGGGGGATCGACTTAACCGTTCCGCGAGGGCAATTCCTGGCGATTATGGGGGCCTCGGGCAGCGGAAAGAGCACCCTGCTCGGATTGCTGGCAGGACTCGACGCGCCCAGCGAAGGCGAGGTGCTTGTAGACGGAAGCGAGATAAGCCGGTTACCCGAAGACAGGCTTGCGCAGGTGCGTGGAAAGAAGATTGGATTCGTCTTTCAGTCGTACCAATTGATTCCAACGCTGACGGCTCTGGAAAATGTTTTGTTGCCTTATGAGTTAAACGCAAATGGAGATGGGAAGAAACGCGCTGCCGCTCTGCTTGAGACGGTTGGTCTGGTGGACCGCCTTCATCACTATCCCGTACAACTCTCGGGAGGCGAGCAGCAGCGCGTGGCATTGGCAAGAGCCTTCGTATTAGAGCCGCCAATTGTTCTGGCCGATGAACCTACAGGAAATCTGGATTCGACCAATGGACAGCATGTGCTTGATCTGTTGACGGAGCGTCAGCGCGAAGCGAATACAACACTGGTGCTGGTGACTCACGATAAGCAAATTGCGGATCGCGCTGACCGGCGGATTTTTTTGCGCGATGGACGCATCGTTGCCGATGAAAACGGAAAGCAGGCGAGCCGTGGAGTCTGA
- a CDS encoding DUF2950 domain-containing protein, which produces MHSTLQIRPSLCRRAHLIARYVAPLTLIAALSSLLPDVSSCFAQQAGQKTFESAGAAAVALYNAVKSSDDGALPGVLGPSVNDVIRTGDDVADKNARANFIRRYDEMHRVVIEPDQSATLYIGAENWPLPIPIVKNSSGAWYFDMDTGKKEILYRRIGTNENDAIDTLDALVDAQHDYASQPRDGDTTKHFAMKFISDEGKHNGLYWQTSDTEAPSPIGPLLVSAASEGYNMQQGKKAPYHGYYYHILTRQGPAAKGGAHDYMVNGKLTRGFAFVAYPAEYRNSGVMTFCVNQDGVVYQKNLGPDTATIAAAMTEYNPNNTWEPAE; this is translated from the coding sequence GTGCATAGTACATTGCAAATTCGACCTTCGCTTTGCCGTCGCGCACATCTCATCGCGCGATATGTAGCTCCACTGACATTGATCGCGGCGCTCTCATCACTATTGCCGGATGTCTCTTCGTGCTTCGCCCAACAAGCAGGTCAGAAAACCTTTGAGTCAGCCGGCGCCGCTGCAGTTGCCCTTTACAATGCCGTCAAGTCCAGTGACGACGGCGCATTGCCAGGCGTTCTCGGTCCGAGCGTCAACGATGTCATCCGCACCGGAGACGACGTCGCCGACAAAAACGCGCGTGCAAACTTTATCCGCCGCTACGATGAGATGCATCGAGTCGTCATCGAACCCGATCAGTCTGCCACGCTCTACATCGGCGCGGAAAATTGGCCGCTCCCGATTCCAATCGTAAAGAACAGCAGTGGCGCCTGGTATTTCGACATGGATACAGGCAAGAAGGAAATTCTCTATCGCCGCATCGGCACAAACGAGAATGACGCGATCGATACTTTAGATGCTCTCGTCGATGCCCAGCACGACTACGCCTCCCAGCCACGCGATGGCGACACGACAAAACACTTCGCGATGAAGTTCATCAGTGATGAAGGCAAGCATAACGGATTGTACTGGCAGACCAGTGATACAGAAGCGCCCAGCCCAATCGGGCCACTGCTCGTGTCTGCGGCCAGCGAAGGCTACAACATGCAGCAGGGCAAGAAAGCACCGTATCACGGCTACTATTACCACATTCTCACCCGGCAAGGCCCCGCCGCTAAAGGCGGCGCGCACGATTACATGGTGAACGGCAAACTTACCCGAGGCTTCGCTTTCGTTGCCTATCCGGCCGAATATCGCAACTCCGGCGTGATGACCTTCTGCGTGAATCAGGATGGCGTGGTTTACCAGAAGAATTTGGGCCCGGACACCGCAACCATTGCGGCTGCGATGACCGAATACAATCCGAACAACACCTGGGAGCCTGCAGAATAA
- a CDS encoding 6-carboxytetrahydropterin synthase codes for MRAYFSRRYKFSASHRLHTSAFTEDRNRDVYGKCNNPHGHGHNYVIEVTVGGSVDAETGMVCDMVELDACVRKEVVERFDHTNLNLDPLFKDRVPTTENLCMEMYQLLAAAFQKAEIVRLRVEETSNNSFEYPANAPFAAGR; via the coding sequence ATGAGGGCATATTTTTCGCGCCGGTACAAGTTCAGCGCTTCGCATCGCCTGCATACAAGCGCCTTCACTGAAGACAGGAACCGTGATGTCTACGGGAAGTGCAATAATCCACACGGCCATGGGCACAATTATGTGATCGAGGTGACTGTAGGCGGTTCTGTAGATGCAGAAACCGGAATGGTATGCGATATGGTCGAGCTGGATGCGTGCGTGCGAAAAGAGGTGGTGGAACGCTTCGATCACACGAATTTGAATCTCGACCCCCTCTTTAAGGATCGCGTGCCGACCACAGAGAATCTATGTATGGAGATGTACCAGCTTCTTGCTGCGGCTTTTCAGAAGGCGGAAATTGTGCGGCTACGAGTGGAAGAGACAAGCAATAACTCTTTTGAGTATCCGGCGAATGCGCCGTTCGCGGCAGGGCGCTGA
- the truB gene encoding tRNA pseudouridine(55) synthase TruB: protein MNGLLIVDKPGGMTSHDVVVRVRRATGESSIGHLGTLDPMATGVLPLLLGKYTRLAQFFGSLEKTYTGTIRFGFATDTYDAEGQTVGDIAAVSLTLEQVREAGMRFQGEIEQMPPPFSAKKTDGKRAYQLARAGETPKLKAARITIKAFEITVLDGDTAAFRMTVSAGGYVRSVAHEMGIALGCGAHLASLRRVAAGPFVIDDALPLVEIEAHTGTLLEAKMPHPRALLPDLPAVTADALSIGRVRNGAAVNLPEFGSAPMVKVFEGQRNLIAIGRRIAGTLFQPFVVLI, encoded by the coding sequence GTGAACGGGCTTCTCATCGTAGATAAACCTGGTGGCATGACCTCGCATGATGTTGTGGTGCGTGTGAGGCGCGCGACGGGCGAGTCGTCGATTGGCCATTTGGGTACGCTCGATCCCATGGCTACTGGCGTGCTTCCTCTGCTTCTTGGCAAGTACACGCGGCTGGCGCAATTCTTTGGATCTCTGGAAAAGACGTATACGGGGACGATTCGCTTCGGCTTTGCGACGGATACCTATGACGCCGAGGGGCAGACGGTTGGCGACATCGCCGCTGTATCGCTGACGCTTGAGCAGGTGCGAGAGGCAGGCATGCGTTTTCAAGGCGAGATCGAGCAAATGCCGCCTCCTTTCTCCGCGAAGAAGACGGATGGGAAACGGGCCTACCAACTGGCGCGGGCAGGCGAGACGCCGAAACTGAAAGCAGCCCGAATCACGATCAAGGCATTTGAAATAACAGTGTTGGATGGTGATACGGCCGCCTTCCGGATGACTGTCTCGGCGGGTGGCTATGTACGCAGTGTTGCGCATGAGATGGGCATTGCGCTTGGTTGCGGCGCGCATCTTGCGAGCCTTCGGCGCGTTGCGGCAGGTCCGTTTGTGATTGATGATGCGCTTCCGCTTGTCGAAATCGAAGCGCATACCGGCACTTTGCTTGAGGCCAAAATGCCGCATCCAAGGGCATTGCTTCCTGATCTTCCGGCGGTGACCGCTGACGCGCTCTCGATAGGCCGAGTACGCAACGGCGCGGCCGTGAACTTGCCGGAGTTCGGCTCAGCACCAATGGTTAAGGTTTTCGAGGGGCAGCGCAACCTGATTGCGATTGGGCGTCGCATTGCTGGAACGCTGTTCCAACCTTTTGTGGTGTTGATCTAG